A region of Nostoc sp. 'Peltigera membranacea cyanobiont' N6 DNA encodes the following proteins:
- a CDS encoding glutathione S-transferase family protein, which translates to MELLRLYDFLPSGNSYKIRLLFTQLGMPFERVELNILKGETRTPEFLSKNPNGKIPILEIEPGKYLAESNAILVYLSEGTEFLPYDRFLRAQVLQWLCFEQYSHEPFIATLRFWISILGKTEEYSEVIKQKREPGYAALNLMEKHLTSHIFFVGERYTIADISLFAYTHVADEGGFDLTQFPAIQTWIERVKAQPRYISITQA; encoded by the coding sequence ATGGAACTACTGCGTTTGTACGATTTTTTACCTTCCGGTAATAGTTATAAGATACGTCTTTTATTCACACAACTAGGTATGCCTTTTGAGAGAGTAGAGCTTAACATTTTAAAAGGCGAGACTCGAACACCAGAATTTTTAAGTAAAAATCCTAACGGGAAGATACCTATTCTAGAAATTGAGCCAGGGAAATACTTGGCAGAATCAAATGCTATATTGGTATATCTAAGTGAAGGTACAGAATTTTTACCTTATGACCGCTTTTTACGAGCGCAAGTGCTGCAATGGTTGTGTTTTGAACAGTATAGCCACGAACCATTTATTGCTACATTAAGATTTTGGATTTCTATTTTAGGTAAAACTGAAGAATATAGTGAAGTTATTAAGCAAAAACGCGAACCAGGTTATGCAGCACTTAACTTGATGGAAAAACACTTAACCTCTCACATTTTTTTTGTGGGAGAGCGTTACACGATTGCTGATATTTCCTTATTTGCTTACACTCATGTAGCGGACGAAGGTGGGTTCGATTTAACACAATTTCCTGCTATTCAAACTTGGATAGAA
- a CDS encoding SOS response-associated peptidase, with translation MCGRFTLNQSAEALAQVFHVEPVLNLAADFNIAPTRMVATVLRNPESEKREFKQLYWGLIPSWAKDAGIGAKLINARAETVAEKPAFRSAFKHRRCLVLADGFYEWQRQQGKKQPFYFRLQDGQPFAFAGLWERWRCLRQPEAGTPANEEVISCTILTTAANELLQPIHERMPVILEPQDYDLWLDSQVQTPQTLQELLRPYPAPAMTAYPVSTLVNNSRHHSPECIMPLSEKNVPTNQLN, from the coding sequence ATGTGTGGAAGATTTACTCTAAACCAGTCAGCAGAAGCTTTAGCTCAAGTTTTTCATGTTGAGCCAGTTCTGAATTTAGCTGCCGATTTTAACATTGCACCGACGCGAATGGTGGCAACAGTGTTACGAAACCCTGAAAGCGAAAAGCGTGAATTTAAACAGTTGTATTGGGGATTAATTCCCTCATGGGCGAAAGATGCAGGAATCGGGGCAAAGCTGATTAACGCTAGGGCAGAAACTGTTGCCGAAAAACCAGCTTTTCGCTCGGCTTTTAAGCATCGACGCTGTTTAGTACTAGCTGATGGCTTTTATGAGTGGCAGCGCCAACAAGGTAAAAAGCAGCCATTTTATTTTCGCCTTCAAGATGGGCAACCCTTCGCTTTTGCCGGTTTGTGGGAGAGATGGCGATGCCTACGGCAACCCGAAGCGGGAACGCCTGCTAACGAGGAAGTAATTTCTTGTACAATTTTGACAACGGCAGCTAACGAATTACTCCAACCTATCCACGAGCGAATGCCAGTAATTCTAGAGCCACAAGATTACGATTTATGGCTAGATTCTCAAGTGCAAACGCCTCAAACTCTACAGGAGCTATTGCGTCCCTATCCAGCGCCAGCAATGACTGCCTATCCAGTTAGCACCCTGGTAAACAACTCTCGGCATCATAGTCCAGAGTGCATCATGCCATTAAGTGAAAAGAATGTCCCCACAAATCAGTTAAATTAA
- a CDS encoding photosystem I assembly protein Ycf3, protein MPRTQKNDNFVDKSFTVMADIILKILPTNKKAKEAFVYYRDGMSAQAEGEYAEALEYYEEALTLEEDTNDRGYILYNMGLIYASNGDHNKALELYHQAIELNPRMPQALNNIAVIYHYQGEKEKESGDNEAGEALFDQAADYWIRAIRMAPNNYIEAQNWLKTTGRSQIDVFF, encoded by the coding sequence ATGCCTAGAACGCAAAAAAATGATAATTTTGTTGACAAATCCTTTACAGTGATGGCGGATATCATTCTGAAGATCCTGCCAACTAACAAAAAAGCAAAAGAAGCGTTTGTTTATTATCGAGATGGCATGTCGGCCCAAGCAGAAGGGGAATACGCTGAAGCATTGGAATACTATGAAGAAGCTCTAACATTAGAGGAAGATACCAACGATCGCGGCTATATTCTCTACAATATGGGGCTAATCTATGCCAGTAATGGCGACCACAATAAAGCTTTAGAACTGTATCACCAGGCAATTGAGTTAAACCCACGGATGCCCCAAGCTTTAAATAACATCGCCGTGATTTACCACTACCAAGGCGAAAAGGAAAAAGAAAGTGGAGATAACGAGGCTGGCGAAGCACTCTTTGACCAAGCCGCAGACTATTGGATTCGAGCTATTCGCATGGCTCCCAATAACTACATCGAAGCCCAAAACTGGCTAAAAACCACCGGGCGATCGCAAATTGACGTATTCTTCTAA
- the gatC gene encoding Asp-tRNA(Asn)/Glu-tRNA(Gln) amidotransferase subunit GatC — protein MIDQEQVHKVANLARLELTPEEEEQFTTQLGSILDYIQQLDELDVSNVPPTTRAIDVSNITREDRLQPYPDRESILNSAPEQEGEFFKVPKILNSND, from the coding sequence ATGATTGACCAAGAACAAGTCCATAAAGTAGCTAATCTTGCTCGTTTAGAATTGACTCCAGAAGAAGAGGAACAATTCACTACCCAGTTAGGAAGTATTCTGGATTATATTCAACAGTTGGATGAACTTGATGTCAGTAATGTGCCCCCAACAACACGGGCAATTGATGTCAGTAATATTACACGAGAGGATCGATTGCAACCCTATCCTGACCGAGAAAGCATTCTTAACAGTGCGCCTGAACAGGAAGGCGAATTTTTCAAAGTTCCCAAAATCCTTAACAGCAATGATTAA
- a CDS encoding thioredoxin family protein, whose product MALTASTMLPLGTKAPDFHLPEVVSGKATSLSTFAEKKALVVMFICRHCPFVKHIQQELVQLGKDYFTSDLAIVAISANDAKNYPDDAPESLQAFATEQGFNFTLCYDESQETAKAYTAACTPDFFVFDEQRQLVYRGQLDDSRPSNGKPVTGADLRAAIEAVLAGQPVTSEQKPSVGCNIKWKSGNQPSYFG is encoded by the coding sequence ATGGCTTTAACTGCTTCAACTATGTTGCCGTTAGGCACAAAAGCACCAGATTTTCATCTACCGGAAGTAGTCTCTGGAAAAGCAACTTCACTTTCTACCTTTGCAGAAAAAAAAGCGCTGGTAGTAATGTTTATTTGTCGGCATTGCCCATTTGTAAAGCACATTCAACAAGAATTAGTGCAGTTAGGAAAAGATTATTTTACAAGTGATTTAGCGATCGTTGCCATCAGTGCTAACGATGCAAAAAATTACCCAGATGATGCGCCAGAGTCATTACAAGCATTTGCCACAGAACAAGGGTTTAATTTTACCTTATGCTATGACGAGAGCCAGGAAACGGCAAAGGCTTATACAGCAGCCTGCACACCAGATTTTTTTGTGTTTGACGAGCAGCGCCAACTTGTTTACCGGGGACAATTAGATGATAGCCGCCCCAGTAATGGTAAGCCTGTAACGGGCGCAGATTTACGGGCAGCCATTGAAGCAGTGCTGGCAGGTCAACCTGTTACAAGCGAGCAAAAGCCGAGTGTTGGTTGCAATATAAAATGGAAATCTGGAAACCAACCCAGTTATTTTGGTTAA
- a CDS encoding chlorophyll a/b-binding protein → MRTNTAIIDDQGKLNNFAIEPKIYIDEQGDRTGFTPYAELLNGRLAMIGFISLIALEVFTGHGIVGVLANL, encoded by the coding sequence ATGCGTACAAACACTGCTATAATTGACGACCAAGGCAAACTGAATAACTTTGCGATCGAGCCAAAGATTTATATAGATGAGCAAGGCGATCGCACTGGCTTCACTCCCTACGCAGAACTGCTCAACGGTCGTTTAGCAATGATTGGTTTTATCTCTCTAATAGCATTAGAAGTATTCACAGGACATGGTATTGTTGGTGTTCTGGCAAATCTGTAA
- the thyX gene encoding FAD-dependent thymidylate synthase: MHRFRVEVIAKTLNPQQVIYAAMHQDYTDGFVFDQRDSWPSESQSGEVIVKRLLVGERGHYGPLEHPQIVFNCGYFPHNVMQQARTHRVGVSFDVQSFRYTGNQFIDVVEGKKDIEDVFYLRPVGYYTDRQGKKYHYSPEQRAADLEWCLEAAKRYKADFEAGMSEEHARGKVPFDYRQHFVVSFNLRSFLHFCDLRNKKDAQLEIQKLCEMMWPHFEDWAPAIAQWYEKQRLGKARLAP, translated from the coding sequence ATGCATCGATTTCGAGTAGAGGTTATTGCCAAAACACTAAACCCGCAGCAGGTGATTTACGCCGCGATGCACCAGGATTATACCGATGGGTTCGTTTTCGATCAGCGTGACTCCTGGCCCTCCGAGTCACAAAGCGGCGAAGTTATTGTTAAGCGACTTTTAGTAGGTGAGAGAGGACACTATGGACCTTTAGAGCATCCCCAGATTGTTTTTAACTGTGGCTACTTTCCCCACAATGTCATGCAGCAAGCCCGGACTCATCGTGTAGGGGTATCATTTGATGTCCAATCTTTTAGATACACAGGCAACCAATTTATCGATGTAGTAGAAGGTAAGAAAGACATAGAAGATGTTTTTTACTTACGTCCTGTTGGTTATTACACTGATAGACAAGGCAAAAAGTACCACTATTCACCAGAGCAACGAGCAGCAGATTTGGAATGGTGTTTAGAAGCAGCAAAACGATATAAAGCTGATTTTGAGGCTGGAATGTCTGAAGAACATGCAAGAGGAAAAGTGCCTTTTGACTATCGCCAGCATTTTGTAGTTAGTTTCAATTTAAGGTCTTTTTTGCATTTTTGTGACCTGAGAAATAAGAAAGATGCTCAACTGGAAATTCAAAAGTTGTGTGAAATGATGTGGCCTCACTTTGAAGATTGGGCACCCGCGATCGCACAATGGTACGAAAAGCAGCGTTTAGGTAAGGCTAGACTTGCACCATAA
- the rtcA gene encoding RNA 3'-terminal phosphate cyclase codes for MIEIDGSYGEGGGQVLRTSLSLAAITGEPIRIAGIRAGRKKPGLAAQHLTAVRAAGRICNAQLQGDALGSMLLEFIPGSAVQAGIYTFDVSKAQQGGSAGAIALVLQTILLPLALASGNSQVTLKGGTHVNFSPTVTYIEQVYLPILQRMGVESQVKLGAWGWFPQGGGEVQLQVSGGTQLGGIDLLERGELQQVRGLAVVTELPSHIPQRMANRAENLLREANLKVRVQTLRERGVAPGAGIFLTAEYENSLTGFGGFGRLRLSAETVAEIACQQLLEFHQTGAAVDEHLADQLLLPAALASQVSQYRVAEVSRHLTTNAAVIEQFGLAQITVNEVEKIVSVMPLTR; via the coding sequence ATGATTGAAATTGACGGTTCCTACGGAGAGGGAGGGGGACAAGTTCTTCGCACTTCCTTAAGTCTAGCCGCCATCACTGGCGAACCCATACGGATTGCAGGTATTCGCGCTGGACGCAAAAAGCCAGGATTAGCAGCACAACACTTAACAGCCGTTCGGGCTGCGGGTAGAATTTGTAATGCCCAATTACAGGGTGATGCTTTGGGTTCAATGCTGCTGGAATTCATTCCAGGTAGCGCTGTGCAAGCGGGAATTTACACCTTTGATGTTAGTAAAGCACAACAAGGTGGTTCTGCGGGTGCGATCGCTCTGGTTTTACAGACAATCCTCTTACCATTAGCACTAGCATCCGGTAATTCCCAGGTAACACTAAAGGGTGGAACTCATGTAAACTTTAGCCCGACAGTGACGTACATAGAGCAAGTTTATCTGCCCATACTGCAACGCATGGGAGTAGAGTCCCAAGTCAAGTTAGGCGCTTGGGGGTGGTTTCCCCAAGGAGGCGGAGAGGTACAGTTACAGGTGAGTGGCGGGACTCAACTAGGCGGGATCGACTTGCTAGAACGTGGAGAATTACAACAGGTACGAGGACTCGCAGTGGTGACGGAATTGCCTTCTCATATTCCGCAACGGATGGCGAATCGTGCCGAGAATTTGTTACGGGAAGCCAATTTGAAAGTTCGCGTGCAGACTTTGCGAGAAAGAGGTGTAGCACCAGGAGCGGGTATTTTTTTAACTGCTGAGTATGAGAACAGTTTGACTGGCTTTGGTGGGTTTGGGCGTTTAAGGTTATCGGCGGAGACAGTCGCAGAGATTGCTTGTCAGCAATTACTTGAGTTTCATCAAACTGGTGCAGCAGTGGATGAACATCTAGCAGATCAGTTATTATTACCAGCTGCTTTAGCGTCACAAGTAAGTCAGTATCGAGTCGCTGAAGTGAGTAGACATTTGACGACCAATGCAGCAGTAATTGAACAATTTGGGCTGGCGCAAATTACGGTAAATGAAGTTGAAAAAATAGTGTCTGTGATGCCTTTAACTAGATGA